A genomic segment from Saprospiraceae bacterium encodes:
- a CDS encoding T9SS type A sorting domain-containing protein, protein MCTVNSLAAYWLCFFSNSSCRTVLIACLICWGLDSSSARAENAPSLNFQLVAPPDITIQIKRPQACDTLFNMPAASVNYSGACPTAITYTTSNVFTALNTNGGILFFATGVYKVVYTVTDHCGMSGRDSTYVTVYDASVPNLVCNPQQTINLPSPGFADIPATVFDAGSTDNCGHVYFKIKRMFNPSGYSCSNPGNPANHFDDKIRFCCQDVDSSSIRVILRVYDVYPGDGPVSDSLHRGHYVDCMIEAIVLDKIAPDITCPYNVTVSCGADLDSVLLTMGAFISDNCALLSIDTIIDNQLDACGSGEIRRTFIATDIHRQQSSCTQIITVLKTKTFNGLDPNQLKWPEHKIVFACRIDSDTINAGIPIINEDACANVQTSKKDEKYNFDRGGVCAKILRYWYVIDWCQYNPNLKPNPNIAANGYYSYIQEIKIMDTVAPVLTGLVDTLVFIQTPACQPGQVILPNIIASDCGSTSNLTLHYTIDFNGDGQIDVQQNGNNASGMYPLGRHLICFYANDSCHNTGILKTVIEVRDGKAPTATAIFGLSSSLIQMAAGPMVSITARSFNLKSTDNCTSDSDLRFSFSQDINDTLRIFTCDSIGKRDIHLYVWDLEGNVNNVTTFIVIDDVNNLCPTSLQNVSISGLVQTKTNQLVKSASANLIVDSKAYGVAADKNGYYSFSNIPANKIFKLGMVSSQADPSGISTADIIKIQRHILGIELLEEVEDLLAADVDLSKSISTKDVAYIRNLILGRVTEFPSHKTYHFINKDYKFINPNDPFEELDASLEIQEIASNDMQHLDFIAIKLGDVNQSYQSSNLNPKYPSSTGFNVVTTPGYIEIYPLWKELIYGFQFELNVKNICADFATKLESSLQDFNESNYQISGNTVKVSYASVNPLSPEFIIRIPINNEQQHCQANLKLNEFFLNEVYGLNTTIHIDNLYYNLIEDKAEVALYPNPITDRLFVNLKHFENSEVLIELFDVTGNRVESRKFNIQDIFETIEFNDKNILNKGVYLVKISNKSFSNYYKIVAE, encoded by the coding sequence ATGTGCACCGTAAACTCTTTAGCAGCCTATTGGCTTTGTTTTTTTAGTAATTCATCCTGTCGGACTGTCCTGATTGCCTGCTTAATTTGTTGGGGTCTGGACAGTTCGAGTGCACGTGCAGAAAACGCGCCGAGTTTGAATTTTCAATTGGTGGCTCCGCCGGATATTACCATTCAAATAAAGAGGCCTCAAGCATGTGATACCCTGTTTAATATGCCTGCGGCAAGTGTGAATTATTCAGGTGCTTGTCCAACCGCGATTACATATACAACTTCCAATGTTTTTACTGCTTTAAATACTAATGGAGGAATCCTGTTTTTTGCTACGGGTGTTTACAAAGTGGTATATACGGTTACTGATCATTGTGGAATGTCAGGCAGAGATTCTACTTATGTAACCGTTTACGATGCCTCAGTACCGAATTTAGTTTGCAACCCACAACAAACAATTAATTTACCAAGTCCAGGCTTTGCAGATATACCTGCAACAGTTTTTGATGCAGGTTCTACTGATAATTGTGGTCATGTGTATTTCAAAATTAAACGGATGTTTAATCCATCCGGTTACTCATGTTCAAATCCAGGGAATCCGGCAAATCATTTTGATGATAAGATTCGTTTTTGCTGTCAGGATGTTGATTCATCTAGTATCCGGGTAATTTTAAGAGTTTATGATGTCTATCCAGGTGATGGTCCTGTTTCAGATTCTTTGCATCGCGGACATTATGTAGACTGTATGATAGAGGCAATTGTACTTGATAAAATTGCCCCCGATATTACCTGTCCTTATAATGTAACTGTAAGTTGTGGTGCAGATTTGGACAGCGTGTTGCTCACAATGGGTGCTTTTATAAGTGATAATTGCGCCTTGTTATCTATTGATACAATTATTGACAATCAATTGGATGCATGCGGTTCTGGTGAAATAAGAAGAACATTTATTGCTACAGATATTCACAGGCAACAAAGTTCATGTACCCAAATAATTACCGTATTAAAAACAAAAACATTTAATGGCTTAGATCCAAATCAACTCAAATGGCCAGAACATAAAATTGTATTTGCATGTCGCATAGATTCAGATACCATCAATGCGGGAATACCAATTATAAACGAAGATGCATGTGCCAACGTCCAAACATCCAAGAAAGATGAAAAATACAATTTTGACAGAGGGGGTGTTTGTGCAAAAATTTTAAGGTATTGGTATGTTATTGACTGGTGTCAATACAATCCAAATCTTAAACCGAATCCTAACATTGCGGCGAATGGATATTATTCTTACATACAGGAGATTAAAATAATGGATACCGTTGCTCCTGTATTGACAGGACTCGTGGATACACTTGTTTTTATTCAGACTCCTGCTTGTCAACCAGGACAAGTAATCTTACCAAATATTATTGCATCTGATTGCGGATCAACCTCCAATTTGACCTTACATTATACCATTGATTTTAATGGAGACGGACAAATTGATGTTCAACAAAATGGGAATAATGCCAGTGGCATGTACCCATTAGGCAGGCATTTGATTTGTTTTTATGCGAATGATTCATGTCATAATACAGGTATCTTAAAGACCGTCATCGAGGTTCGAGATGGAAAAGCGCCAACAGCAACTGCGATTTTCGGACTATCCAGTAGTTTGATTCAAATGGCAGCCGGCCCTATGGTATCAATTACCGCAAGAAGTTTTAATTTAAAAAGCACAGATAATTGTACTTCTGATTCTGATTTGCGATTTTCATTTTCACAGGACATAAATGATACACTGCGCATTTTTACCTGTGACAGTATTGGTAAACGCGATATCCATTTATATGTATGGGATTTAGAAGGAAATGTAAATAATGTAACAACATTTATAGTGATTGATGATGTTAATAATTTGTGCCCAACCAGTCTTCAAAACGTAAGCATTTCAGGTTTGGTACAAACTAAAACTAATCAACTTGTTAAATCTGCATCAGCTAATTTAATTGTTGATAGCAAGGCATACGGAGTTGCAGCAGATAAAAACGGGTACTATTCCTTTAGCAATATTCCAGCAAATAAAATTTTCAAATTAGGAATGGTTTCTAGTCAAGCAGATCCTTCCGGCATTTCAACAGCTGATATTATTAAAATCCAAAGGCATATTTTAGGAATTGAATTACTTGAAGAAGTTGAAGATTTACTCGCAGCTGATGTAGATTTGAGTAAATCAATATCAACAAAAGATGTAGCATACATCCGTAATTTAATTTTAGGAAGAGTCACTGAATTTCCTTCGCACAAAACCTATCATTTTATAAATAAAGACTACAAATTTATAAACCCAAATGATCCATTTGAAGAATTGGATGCCAGTTTAGAGATTCAGGAAATTGCCAGCAATGATATGCAGCATTTGGATTTTATTGCCATTAAATTGGGAGATGTTAATCAAAGTTATCAAAGCTCCAATTTAAATCCAAAGTATCCTTCATCCACTGGATTTAATGTAGTTACAACACCAGGCTATATAGAAATTTATCCTTTGTGGAAGGAATTAATTTATGGATTTCAATTTGAGTTAAATGTAAAAAATATTTGTGCTGACTTTGCGACGAAATTGGAGTCTAGCCTTCAGGATTTTAATGAATCCAATTATCAAATTTCAGGAAATACGGTAAAAGTTTCATATGCATCCGTTAATCCGTTGTCGCCTGAATTTATTATACGTATTCCAATAAATAACGAACAACAACACTGTCAGGCAAATTTAAAGTTGAACGAATTTTTCTTAAATGAAGTATATGGATTAAATACCACCATACACATTGACAATCTATACTATAATTTGATTGAAGATAAAGCAGAAGTAGCATTATATCCCAATCCAATCACGGATAGATTGTTTGTAAACTTGAAGCATTTTGAAAACTCAGAAGTATTAATAGAACTTTTTGATGTAACAGGAAATCGTGTTGAAAGCAGAAAATTTAATATCCAGGATATTTTTGAAACAATTGAGTTTAACGATAAAAACATTTTAAATAAAGGAGTATACCTGGTAAAAATTTCAAATAAATCATTCTCTAATTACTATAAAATAGTTGCTGAATAA